One window of bacterium genomic DNA carries:
- the pseG gene encoding UDP-2,4-diacetamido-2,4,6-trideoxy-beta-L-altropyranose hydrolase has translation MIAGARALIRADGGGRFGLGHVMRGLAVAEALRERGWDVGFVMARHPSCPSGAVQSRGFEVLLESPDVLEGGWRPEGEADLLWIDHHETSLEWMRQSRLWSRTIGVIDDLAERALECDLVVCPVPPEGAEAHYRKMAPAARLLLGPAYAPMAPGFSLRKGSCARTAEAIPRRVVVTFGGADRKNQTCKALEALAGLAGPLEVTVVVGEVNPHLREVKAAAAKLPHTARVFVDVGDMAALLADQQLAIGAAGDSALERCCLGLPAVVVVCAENQQFVAEWLRRERAAEVLGPWQEVTSGDIARAVDSLRSEPSALAAMAVRASGLVDGLGAVRIAEALEKIAVLRKNVPLVPVEGGRESS, from the coding sequence GTGATCGCTGGGGCGCGCGCGCTCATCCGGGCGGACGGCGGGGGGCGCTTTGGCCTGGGTCACGTGATGCGCGGGCTGGCCGTGGCGGAGGCGCTTCGGGAGAGGGGGTGGGACGTTGGGTTTGTGATGGCTCGGCACCCCTCGTGCCCCTCCGGGGCGGTCCAGTCCCGGGGATTTGAGGTGCTTCTTGAGAGCCCCGATGTGCTGGAGGGTGGCTGGCGGCCCGAAGGGGAGGCGGATCTGCTCTGGATCGACCATCATGAAACTTCCCTCGAATGGATGCGCCAGAGCCGCTTATGGAGCCGGACGATCGGCGTGATCGACGATTTGGCCGAGCGCGCGCTGGAGTGCGACTTGGTGGTCTGCCCGGTTCCTCCCGAGGGTGCGGAGGCGCATTACCGGAAGATGGCTCCCGCCGCCCGGCTTCTTCTGGGGCCCGCCTATGCGCCGATGGCCCCCGGGTTTTCCCTTCGGAAGGGGAGCTGTGCTAGAACCGCGGAGGCGATTCCCCGGCGGGTGGTCGTTACCTTCGGCGGGGCGGACCGGAAAAACCAAACCTGCAAGGCACTGGAAGCGCTTGCCGGCTTGGCGGGGCCGCTCGAGGTGACGGTGGTCGTCGGAGAAGTGAACCCCCATCTCCGGGAAGTGAAGGCGGCGGCCGCGAAGCTGCCGCATACCGCCCGCGTCTTCGTGGACGTGGGGGATATGGCGGCGCTCTTGGCGGATCAGCAGCTCGCGATTGGGGCTGCCGGCGACTCGGCCCTTGAGCGCTGCTGCCTGGGGCTTCCTGCTGTGGTGGTCGTTTGCGCGGAAAATCAACAGTTTGTGGCAGAATGGCTCCGCCGGGAGAGGGCAGCGGAGGTCCTCGGGCCGTGGCAGGAGGTCACCTCCGGTGATATCGCCCGCGCCGTCGATAGCCTGCGGAGCGAGCCCTCTGCCCTGGCCGCGATGGCTGTGAGGGCGTCTGGGTTGGTGGACGGATTGGGCGCCGTGAGAATCGCCGAGGCCCTTGAAAAAATCGCTGTCCTTCGGAAGAATGTCCCCCTTGTTCCTGTGGAGGGAGGCCGGGAATCCTCTTGA